AGACCATGGATACCTTTGGTATGAAGTCTCCAATTATGCAAAACCGGGATTTGAATCCTTACATAATTTGAAATATTGGACTTATGAACCTTATTTAGGCATTGGTCCTGGAGCGCATGGAATGATTGCAGGACACAGGTATGGCAATCCAAGAAACGCTTCACTCTATCAGAAAAAAGAAACATCTACCAAATACGAAACAATTGATCCTTCTACAGAACTAAGTCTCACACTATTTCGATTGTTTTCTCCCTTTCGGTATTTAGATTTTATTGATACGTATTTGGATGAAAAATCCAAATCCAAATATTTAAAAACCATTGAGGGTTGGGAAAAAAAAGGATTCTGTTCCACCCGCAATGGAATTTTCCAATGGCAACTACAGGCATTACTCTTGTTAGATGACCTAATCTTAGAAATTTCACTCTGATTTTTTCTAGTTTTCTTTCTTAAAATAATCTTAAAAAAAGATTGCCCATAGACCCCTCTCGAAAAATACTGTTCGTATCCCGGGCCTGTAGCTCAGTTGGTTAGAGCACTCGCTTGATAAGCGAGGGGTCACAAGTTCAAATCTTGTCAGGCCCATTATGATACGGGGCGTTAGCTCAGCTGGGAGAGCATCTGATTTGCATTCAGAAGGTCATCGGTTCGATCCCGATACGCTCCAAAAACCCGTTTCACAATCCTCTCTGTTTAAAAAATTCTTGCTATCTCACTTTCATTCCTATAAATCTTGAGGCATGTCCGTAAAAGATATTCTAAAAGACAAAGCGTCCTCTGTTCTTTCCATCGAAGAAGATAGAAATGTATTGGAAGCCACCCAGATGATGGTGGGTGCAAAAGTAGGATCTCTCATTGTGACCTTCCAGGGAAAACTGGTGGGAATCTTTACGGAACGAGATCTCATGCGAGTGGTCGCCAAAGACCATGCCAACCTAGACAAAATCAAACTAAAAGATGTAATGACCACTCAACTCACAGTGGCAGGCCCCGAAGAAGACGTGGATGATATCTTAAACAATATGATCACCAAAAGATTTCGCCATATGCCAGTTCTTGACGGGGATAAAATCATTGGTCTTATCTCCATTGGAGATGCAGTCAAAACCAAACTGACAAGAACCCAAGCGGAGATGAGTATACTCAGAGAGTATATGTACGGGCCGCACTAAAACAAACGGTTTTCTGTTAGCCGATCGATTGTTTTTTCCAAAACAATTTCTAAATTTTTAGTATCTTCTCTGTTGTAAGCGATTAGTTTTTCTAAAGCTTCTTTGTTATTAGTCCTTTGGTATTCAAACCAAAGTAGTGGTGCTTGCCTTCCATCCATTCCTGCTATCTCTTCGGGTCGAACAAGACCCAGTAACACTTCGGATTTTTTAAGACCACCTTTGACTCCTATCGAATGCAAAAGATTCATCAAATCCAGTTGCGGATTTTTGACTCGATAACGAAATTCCCTTTCTAAAAAGGGAACATCAAACCTTTTCCCATTGTAAGTCACAAGGATGTCTTCAGGAGAAATAGAATCAAAAAGAAATTCTAAATCTTTTCCTCTTTCAAAAGTTAACATCCGTTTGTCTTGGTAGAGACTCACAACTGTAGTGACTGAGGATTCCGAAATTCCTGTGGTTTCAATGTCTAAAAAACAAAATCGTTCGGGGAAGTTCTGCCATAACCTCCAGTATTCAAGGCTTGGAAGTTCTGTAGTAAAAAAACTAAAATTGGCTTCAGAGAGTTCGTGTTCTAATTCTTCGAGGCGTTCCTCTAAAATGGAAACAGAAGGAAGGAGAGGATCATTTTTTTGTTTTTGGTATTGGAGGAGAGATACCCAATCATAAACACCAACACCAAACAGTTGTTTTTCTTTTTTTTCACCAATTCCTGGAAACAGTTGGAGGCTAGACTTTAAATGAGATCCGTACATTCTTTCCATCGCTTTAGGCCTTCTGCCATTCGCTCTTCCGTTTCCCCAAATCCTATGCGAAGGAAACCTTCTACTTCAAAATTAGATCCTGGAAGAACAAAAACACCCGTTTTTTCAAAAAGTCTGTCGGCATATACTTCGGAAGATATTCCTGATTCTAATTTCAGCCAGCCCACAAGTCCCCCTTTCGGTACAGTAAAGTCTTTGGTCTGGGGAAGTTCCTTCCAAAGCGAAGTAAACTTTGCGATATTGTTTCGCACCCGGGACTGGATGTCCGGCAAAAACGATTCTTTATTTTCCAAAAGTCCAAGGGCAATTTTTTCGGAAATGGGAGAAACAGTATGAGTTAAGTAGTCTTTAAAAGAACGGGCCCTTGCTATAAAAGATTCCTCTGCAATTAGCCATCCTACCCTAAGCCCTGTGACTCCAAAACATTTCGTAAAAGAACCAGTTCCATAAAAAGAATGGTTTGTATCCACACCCGTCCTTCCCATAAATCCGACACCTGGTAAAAACCGGTAGTGTTCATCAAATAGAACTTGTTTCTTTTTTTCGCGAAACCAACCGAGAAGACTTTCCCATTCGGAATCAGGAAAAGTTTTTCCTGTAGGATTGTGGGGATGGTTTAAGATATAAAGATCGGCATCAATTTCTTTCCAAGTAGAAGATTGGAATGCGACTTCATGTGGCACTTGGATGATTGTGGCTCCTAACATTTTGGGAATTTCATACAATGCTTGGAAGGCAGGCCAAATGAGAGCCACCTTGGTTTTGGGTTTTACCATGAGATGAAATGCCAAGTACAAGGCCTCACCAGTTCCCGTAGTGACAAGGACTTGGTTTGGCGAAACACCAGGATACAAATTGGCAATTGCCTTACGTAATTCCAGGGAACCTTGGTTCGGTGCATCATTCATAGGAATGTCCGAAAGTTCCGAGACAGAAACATTTGCCATCCTTAGCACTTCTTCTAAACGAAAAAAACCAAGCCCACTCTCCCCTAAATTGCAAAATGCCTTTAGGCGGAAACGTTCCAATCGGTCTTCTATGAAAAATTCTCTAGGTTCCAAAATTGATTTCCAGACTACTTAGCTTCAAAAGATTAGTATGTAAGCTATGTTGAAACCAGAAGACAATATCCTATCTTGGACGAAATCACCTTTTTCATCGGAAATCCAGAATGAAGCCAAAAAGGCTCTCGAAGATTGGAAGGCGGGGATCCGTTCGGAACTCGTCGATGCCTACGCAAGTCCACTCACTTTCGGAACGGGGGGAATTCGGGGAAAAATTGGAAATGGAATCGGCAAGATGAACCTCTATACGGTGGGTCGTGCTGCTCTTGGTTTTATCAGTTATTTAAGAGATACAAAAAAAGATGCCTCCATCGTCATCGCTTATGATTCAAGAAGGCTCTCTAAAGAATTTGCAGAACTCTCTGCGGGTATTGCCGCCAAACTAGGAGTAAAGGTTTATATTTTTCCTAAGGTTACTCCTACCCCACTTTTATCTTATGCCATCCGTTATTACAAAGCAAGTGGTGGGATTGTCATCACAGCATCTCACAATCCACCTGAGTATAATGGATTCAAAGCTTACCTTGCAGACGGAGGGCAACTGGTTCCTCCAGATGACTCACTTATCATTGGAAGGATTAGTGGGATCAGTGACTGGTCGACTATTCCTCTTGTCAAAAAAACAGACAAAGAATATAAAAAATTCGTAAAATCTGTAGGACCAGTAGTTTTCAAAACCTATTTAAAGGATTTAAAACAAGCAGGGATCCTTTCCTCAGTAAAACCAAAAACAAGAAATGATTTAGGAATCGTATACTCTCCGTTACATGGAACGGGTGGCGATTATATGAAAGAAATGTTAAATTTCTTTGGGTATAAATCGGTTTTCCTTGTTCCTGAACAAAAAAAACCGGACGGGGAATTTCCAACTGTAAAATACCCAAATCCAGAAGAAAAAGAAGCTCTCGCCTTATGTGAGTTTCACGCCAAAAAGAAAAAAGCAGCCACCTTCATTGCCACAGATCCAGATGCTGATAGACTGGGTGTAGGAGTTCGTCGTCCTGATGGGGAATACGAATACCTCAATGGAAACCAAATTGGTTCCATCATGGCAGCTTACCTTTCCGAAAGGAAAAAATCTAAAACCAAAGTCTATCATTTGGTAAAAACCATTGTGACAACTGACTTACAAGAAGCGATTGCGAAAAAAAACGGAATCAAAATCAAAAACGTACTCACGGGATTCAAATACATCGCAGAAGAGATGAAACAAATTGAATCAAAGAAAAATAATGTCTTCTTGTTTGGTGGTGAGGAATCTTACGGATACTTACCCGTACCCTTTGTTCGGGACAAAGACTCTTTATCCAGTGCTTTACTCTTTGTAGAAATCCTTGCTGAAAAAGGAGATCTCCTTTCCTACCTCAATGCGATTTATTTAAAATATGGATTGTACCGTGAAAGTTTGTATTCATTGACATTGGAAGGAAGTTCTGGCCAAGACAAAATTAAAAAATCCATCGAAACACTTAGGTCAGAAAACTTAATTGGGAAAACCATTGGTGGTAGAAAGGTTGTGGGAGTTTTAGATTACGAAACACAAAAAGCTGATGGAAAAGCCAAAACTTCTGCGTTCAAAGGAATGCCAAAATCCAATGTCATCCAAGTGGAACTGGAAGGAAATGCTAAA
This genomic stretch from Leptospira harrisiae harbors:
- a CDS encoding phospho-sugar mutase codes for the protein MLKPEDNILSWTKSPFSSEIQNEAKKALEDWKAGIRSELVDAYASPLTFGTGGIRGKIGNGIGKMNLYTVGRAALGFISYLRDTKKDASIVIAYDSRRLSKEFAELSAGIAAKLGVKVYIFPKVTPTPLLSYAIRYYKASGGIVITASHNPPEYNGFKAYLADGGQLVPPDDSLIIGRISGISDWSTIPLVKKTDKEYKKFVKSVGPVVFKTYLKDLKQAGILSSVKPKTRNDLGIVYSPLHGTGGDYMKEMLNFFGYKSVFLVPEQKKPDGEFPTVKYPNPEEKEALALCEFHAKKKKAATFIATDPDADRLGVGVRRPDGEYEYLNGNQIGSIMAAYLSERKKSKTKVYHLVKTIVTTDLQEAIAKKNGIKIKNVLTGFKYIAEEMKQIESKKNNVFLFGGEESYGYLPVPFVRDKDSLSSALLFVEILAEKGDLLSYLNAIYLKYGLYRESLYSLTLEGSSGQDKIKKSIETLRSENLIGKTIGGRKVVGVLDYETQKADGKAKTSAFKGMPKSNVIQVELEGNAKLTIRPSGTEPKVKVYSSFASLKKPKKQSEISSLWESLGKEISLAETEFLQLAGLK
- a CDS encoding CBS domain-containing protein; the protein is MSVKDILKDKASSVLSIEEDRNVLEATQMMVGAKVGSLIVTFQGKLVGIFTERDLMRVVAKDHANLDKIKLKDVMTTQLTVAGPEEDVDDILNNMITKRFRHMPVLDGDKIIGLISIGDAVKTKLTRTQAEMSILREYMYGPH
- a CDS encoding pyridoxal phosphate-dependent aminotransferase is translated as MEPREFFIEDRLERFRLKAFCNLGESGLGFFRLEEVLRMANVSVSELSDIPMNDAPNQGSLELRKAIANLYPGVSPNQVLVTTGTGEALYLAFHLMVKPKTKVALIWPAFQALYEIPKMLGATIIQVPHEVAFQSSTWKEIDADLYILNHPHNPTGKTFPDSEWESLLGWFREKKKQVLFDEHYRFLPGVGFMGRTGVDTNHSFYGTGSFTKCFGVTGLRVGWLIAEESFIARARSFKDYLTHTVSPISEKIALGLLENKESFLPDIQSRVRNNIAKFTSLWKELPQTKDFTVPKGGLVGWLKLESGISSEVYADRLFEKTGVFVLPGSNFEVEGFLRIGFGETEERMAEGLKRWKECTDLI
- a CDS encoding ribonuclease H-like domain-containing protein; the encoded protein is MYGSHLKSSLQLFPGIGEKKEKQLFGVGVYDWVSLLQYQKQKNDPLLPSVSILEERLEELEHELSEANFSFFTTELPSLEYWRLWQNFPERFCFLDIETTGISESSVTTVVSLYQDKRMLTFERGKDLEFLFDSISPEDILVTYNGKRFDVPFLEREFRYRVKNPQLDLMNLLHSIGVKGGLKKSEVLLGLVRPEEIAGMDGRQAPLLWFEYQRTNNKEALEKLIAYNREDTKNLEIVLEKTIDRLTENRLF